In Streptomyces sp. NBC_00569, a single genomic region encodes these proteins:
- a CDS encoding YncE family protein, producing the protein MTARARGVLGAMAVVVLAAGCTATGTADSTAAPPPAATVTPSAPAPARTAQGTLLVADFGSDTVTFVDPRRGPLDSVKVGTAPYGLVVGEDGRAWVATAEGVAVVDTETRENVGRIPYATETGPATTGEYRGGGMGIALAPDGKHVYVGVNVPDEKGVLEVVDTATRKVTDTVPVGRRPFDVDVSRDGGEVYATGHDSFDVTAVRADTLTARRFEVAPYGTEGGLGSWLKPHYAAVRDDGKLLLPFEGEKLAVLDPRTGKVAVEPMTADTHQHGARLTPDGTLLAVGTGPIGAGDDDASLTIRTADGKERVVPLDGPHEDVAASRDGRTAYVTGGFTRDGFWDGITVVDLRSGDTHRLPAGHRPLGIAVL; encoded by the coding sequence ATGACGGCCCGTGCGCGCGGTGTGCTCGGGGCGATGGCCGTCGTCGTCCTCGCGGCGGGGTGCACGGCGACCGGCACCGCCGACTCCACCGCGGCCCCGCCTCCGGCCGCCACCGTCACGCCCTCGGCGCCGGCACCCGCGCGGACCGCTCAAGGCACCCTGCTGGTGGCCGACTTCGGCAGCGACACGGTCACGTTCGTGGACCCGCGGCGCGGCCCACTCGACTCGGTGAAGGTGGGCACGGCACCGTACGGGCTCGTCGTCGGCGAGGACGGCCGGGCCTGGGTGGCGACGGCCGAAGGGGTGGCCGTCGTCGACACCGAGACGCGCGAGAACGTCGGCCGCATCCCGTACGCGACGGAAACCGGCCCCGCCACGACGGGCGAGTACCGCGGCGGCGGCATGGGCATCGCCCTCGCGCCCGACGGAAAGCATGTCTACGTGGGTGTCAACGTCCCGGACGAGAAAGGGGTGTTGGAGGTCGTCGACACAGCGACTCGAAAGGTCACGGACACTGTCCCGGTCGGCCGTCGCCCCTTCGATGTCGACGTCTCGCGGGACGGCGGCGAGGTGTACGCCACCGGCCACGACTCGTTCGACGTGACCGCCGTACGCGCCGACACGCTCACCGCGCGCCGTTTCGAGGTCGCGCCGTACGGCACGGAGGGCGGACTCGGCTCGTGGCTGAAGCCGCACTACGCCGCCGTGCGCGACGACGGGAAGCTCCTGCTGCCCTTCGAGGGCGAGAAGCTGGCCGTGCTCGACCCGCGCACCGGCAAGGTCGCCGTCGAGCCGATGACCGCCGACACGCACCAGCACGGCGCCCGGCTCACCCCCGACGGGACCCTGCTCGCCGTCGGCACGGGACCGATCGGCGCCGGGGACGACGACGCCTCGCTGACGATCCGTACCGCCGACGGGAAGGAGCGCGTCGTCCCCCTCGACGGCCCGCACGAGGACGTCGCCGCGTCGCGCGACGGCCGCACCGCCTATGTCACCGGGGGCTTCACCCGGGACGGGTTCTGGGACGGGATCACCGTCGTGGACCTGAGGAGCGGGGACACCCATCGGCTGCCCGCAGGCCATCGGCCGCTGGGCATCGCCGTACTGTGA
- a CDS encoding MFS transporter: MHSSLLRQAPFRSFFAGRLVSLLGSSMAPLALAFAVLDASGSGQDLGVVLAAHMLPLLAFLLVGGAVADRFPRRTVLVTAHLGAAFTQGAVAALLLTGHYSLPLVATIEFLNGALAAFTTPALRGVVPQLVAKSLLQQANSLLGSARNASKILGPSLSGVLVVAVGSGPAIAFDALTYLVAAGFLARLPLAGASEASPRSTVSADIREGWTAFRAIRWVWVGTLSFCLLNLVQTGTWQILGPQLTRRLSGETTWGFVLSVRGVGMLASSVLMYRLTVRHLLRFGQLAGVLGALPLIALGARVQAPWLITAAFVAGLGSSVTAVAWDTSLQEHVPAHVLSRVSSYDDLLSYVAIPVGQLCVGPLAEAFGAFRVTAVAGVVSAAATLIPLASKAVRRLPHARPDTSARAADSCPAT; the protein is encoded by the coding sequence GTGCATTCCTCACTCCTGCGACAGGCCCCGTTCCGCTCGTTCTTCGCCGGACGTCTGGTGTCCCTGCTCGGCAGCTCGATGGCTCCGCTGGCGCTTGCCTTCGCCGTTCTCGACGCCTCAGGCAGCGGTCAGGACCTCGGCGTCGTGCTCGCCGCCCACATGCTGCCGCTGCTGGCGTTCCTGCTCGTGGGCGGCGCCGTCGCCGACCGGTTCCCGCGCCGGACCGTCCTGGTGACCGCCCATCTGGGGGCCGCGTTCACGCAGGGCGCCGTCGCCGCGCTCCTGCTGACCGGGCACTACTCGCTGCCGCTGGTGGCCACCATCGAGTTCCTCAACGGCGCGCTCGCCGCCTTCACGACCCCTGCGCTGCGTGGCGTCGTCCCTCAGCTCGTCGCCAAGTCCCTTCTGCAGCAGGCGAATTCACTGCTCGGTTCGGCCCGCAACGCCTCGAAGATCCTCGGCCCGAGCCTGTCGGGCGTGCTGGTCGTGGCGGTCGGGAGCGGGCCCGCCATCGCGTTCGACGCGCTCACGTATCTCGTCGCGGCCGGATTCCTCGCACGGCTCCCCCTCGCGGGCGCTTCGGAGGCATCACCGCGAAGCACGGTGTCGGCCGACATCCGCGAGGGTTGGACCGCGTTCCGTGCGATCCGGTGGGTGTGGGTCGGCACCCTGTCCTTCTGCCTGCTGAACCTCGTCCAGACCGGTACGTGGCAGATCCTCGGCCCCCAGCTCACCCGGCGGCTCAGCGGGGAGACGACCTGGGGTTTCGTCCTGAGTGTGCGCGGTGTCGGCATGCTGGCGTCGAGTGTGCTGATGTACCGGCTGACGGTGCGGCACCTGCTGCGGTTCGGGCAGCTGGCCGGGGTGCTGGGCGCGCTGCCCCTGATCGCGCTGGGGGCGCGGGTGCAGGCCCCGTGGCTGATCACGGCGGCGTTCGTCGCGGGGCTCGGTTCCTCCGTCACCGCGGTCGCGTGGGACACCTCGCTCCAGGAGCACGTCCCCGCACATGTGCTGTCGCGCGTCTCGTCGTACGACGACCTGCTGTCGTACGTCGCGATTCCGGTCGGGCAGCTCTGCGTGGGACCGCTGGCCGAGGCGTTCGGCGCGTTCCGGGTGACCGCGGTCGCCGGCGTCGTCTCCGCCGCGGCCACGCTGATACCCCTGGCCTCCAAAGCCGTACGCCGACTGCCCCACGCCCGGCCCGACACCTCCGCACGCGCCGCGGACTCCTGCCCGGCCACCTGA
- a CDS encoding cytochrome P450 — MTDPAAAPMELTHAQIDEASHGHGVPLVRVTLPGTTTPVWLATRYDVVKAALGDTRFVRDLVRVPGARGAGVGAELLDDAGLPPAYRQYLEILVMVDGPEHTRLRTHVMRAFAPRRIAALRPRIERIVQDVTGELAAKGDQFDLLSAFAYPVMTDVICEIIGVDAADRPKVSGWIRDYESGEPDRFLPGIDHLAEYIGELLDLRGPAPREDLVSDLLRSSAAAAEGQRLTRQEMTALVFLLINTGIAPPAFFITDAVLTLLDHPQEAARLRAERDLLPRAVQELLRHVSAVRVGATLYATEDVQLGGVLVRQGEGVTSGLLAANRDPGTFDDATRLDLAREAARGAGHIAYGHGAHRCIGAALANLQTEVILDELFLRRDSLELAVDRDAVERVGFAGDGTYPIALPVRI; from the coding sequence ATGACCGATCCGGCCGCCGCACCGATGGAACTGACCCATGCCCAGATCGACGAGGCGTCGCACGGCCACGGCGTACCGCTGGTGCGGGTGACGCTCCCGGGGACCACGACCCCTGTGTGGCTGGCCACGCGCTACGACGTGGTGAAGGCGGCGCTCGGCGACACCCGTTTCGTGCGGGACCTGGTGAGGGTTCCTGGTGCGCGGGGCGCAGGTGTGGGCGCGGAACTGCTCGACGACGCGGGGCTGCCGCCGGCGTACCGGCAGTACCTGGAGATCCTCGTGATGGTCGACGGGCCCGAGCACACCCGCCTGCGCACGCACGTGATGCGGGCCTTCGCCCCGCGCCGGATCGCCGCGCTGCGTCCGCGCATCGAGCGCATCGTCCAGGACGTGACCGGTGAACTCGCCGCGAAGGGCGACCAGTTCGACCTCCTGAGCGCCTTCGCCTACCCGGTCATGACGGACGTCATCTGCGAGATCATCGGCGTCGACGCGGCCGACCGGCCGAAGGTGAGCGGCTGGATCAGGGACTACGAGTCCGGTGAGCCGGACCGCTTTCTGCCCGGCATCGACCACCTCGCCGAGTACATCGGCGAACTGCTCGACCTCCGTGGCCCGGCGCCCAGGGAGGACCTGGTCTCCGATCTGCTGCGCTCCAGCGCGGCGGCGGCCGAGGGGCAGCGCCTCACACGCCAGGAGATGACCGCGCTCGTCTTCCTGCTGATCAACACGGGGATCGCACCGCCCGCCTTCTTCATCACCGACGCGGTCCTCACCCTCCTCGACCACCCCCAGGAGGCGGCCCGGCTGCGGGCGGAACGCGACCTACTGCCGCGCGCCGTACAGGAGTTGCTCCGTCACGTGTCCGCGGTGCGGGTCGGCGCCACCCTGTACGCCACCGAGGACGTGCAGCTCGGCGGCGTCCTGGTACGCCAGGGGGAGGGCGTGACGAGCGGTCTGCTCGCCGCCAACCGCGACCCGGGAACCTTCGACGACGCCACGCGGCTCGACCTCGCACGGGAGGCGGCGCGCGGGGCCGGGCACATCGCGTACGGGCACGGCGCGCACCGCTGCATCGGCGCCGCGCTCGCCAACCTCCAGACCGAGGTGATCCTCGACGAGCTGTTCCTGCGGCGCGACAGCCTCGAGCTGGCCGTCGACCGGGACGCCGTCGAGCGCGTCGGGTTCGCGGGCGACGGCACCTACCCGATCGCGCTGCCGGTCCGCATCTGA
- a CDS encoding helix-turn-helix domain-containing protein, translating into MVLLRLSPMALSQSRFALSPSAETLGSMSVLMKPCSDPWLTPWYTHHHDAFHAALDADPFARGLVELICSTKYLPGYVSRPPSGGMRTTLADELKAVAAARDDAIRADLDAAVARSWKRHDLEWLTGHGWGPRTAELFRQVWTAHVSPDWPRRRALLERDVTYRAGLLAAYGWPRALQHMNRRSAWVGADAIRFSDQPGPDRVVGEGGMLFVPVCVTSGTWLAEAPPDRYALVYPARGTAERTGRARAPQALDRLIGSGRAALLHELARPATSSELAAHLGQSLGTVGGHLAVLRDADMVVGTRVGRRVVYRRTEAGDRLAGRASSADD; encoded by the coding sequence ATGGTGCTGCTGCGGTTGAGTCCGATGGCCCTGTCACAGTCCCGGTTCGCGCTGTCGCCGAGCGCCGAGACGCTGGGGTCGATGAGCGTCCTCATGAAACCCTGCTCGGACCCGTGGCTCACCCCCTGGTACACCCACCATCACGACGCCTTCCACGCCGCGCTCGACGCGGACCCGTTCGCCAGAGGCCTCGTCGAGCTGATCTGCTCGACCAAGTACCTCCCCGGGTACGTGAGCCGCCCGCCGTCCGGCGGCATGCGCACCACGCTCGCCGACGAACTCAAGGCCGTCGCCGCGGCCCGTGACGACGCCATACGCGCGGACCTCGACGCGGCGGTGGCCCGCAGCTGGAAGCGGCACGATCTGGAGTGGCTGACCGGGCACGGGTGGGGACCCCGGACCGCCGAACTCTTCCGGCAGGTGTGGACGGCGCATGTGTCGCCGGACTGGCCGCGCCGCCGGGCCCTGCTGGAGCGGGACGTCACCTACCGGGCGGGGCTGCTCGCCGCGTACGGCTGGCCCAGAGCCCTTCAGCACATGAACCGGCGCAGTGCCTGGGTCGGCGCCGACGCGATCCGCTTCAGTGACCAGCCAGGTCCTGACCGCGTCGTCGGAGAGGGCGGCATGCTGTTCGTGCCCGTCTGCGTGACCAGCGGCACCTGGCTGGCCGAGGCGCCTCCCGACCGGTACGCCCTGGTGTACCCGGCCCGCGGTACGGCCGAGCGGACCGGGCGGGCGCGAGCGCCGCAGGCTCTCGACCGGCTGATCGGCAGCGGCCGCGCCGCCCTCCTCCACGAACTCGCACGCCCGGCCACCAGCAGCGAACTCGCCGCGCACCTGGGCCAGTCGCTGGGCACCGTCGGCGGCCACCTGGCCGTCCTGCGCGATGCGGACATGGTCGTCGGTACGAGAGTGGGGCGACGCGTGGTCTACCGGCGCACGGAGGCGGGCGACCGCCTCGCCGGCCGTGCGTCGTCTGCGGATGACTGA
- a CDS encoding NUDIX hydrolase, with amino-acid sequence MRSRVSAYAIAVMGEQLLLTQLAESSPVFEPGLWHLPGGGIDPGEQPHETLGRELYEETGLELLDARLVDARSYTAHRLGIDWHLVGLFYRVDVKPGPLVVTKADDSTSAVTWMPLSGLRESQLSPAAVDGLAMTGAR; translated from the coding sequence ATGCGTTCGCGGGTCTCGGCGTATGCGATCGCTGTCATGGGGGAGCAGTTGCTGCTGACCCAACTCGCGGAAAGCTCACCGGTCTTCGAGCCCGGCCTGTGGCACCTGCCCGGTGGAGGGATCGACCCGGGGGAACAGCCGCACGAGACGCTGGGGCGCGAACTGTACGAGGAGACGGGCCTGGAACTCCTGGACGCCCGGCTGGTCGACGCGCGGTCGTACACCGCTCACCGGCTCGGCATCGACTGGCATCTGGTGGGGCTCTTCTACCGCGTCGACGTCAAGCCGGGCCCACTCGTGGTGACCAAGGCGGACGACTCCACGAGCGCCGTCACCTGGATGCCCCTGTCCGGCTTGCGGGAGTCGCAACTGTCCCCCGCGGCGGTCGACGGCCTGGCGATGACCGGCGCCCGATAG
- a CDS encoding PP2C family protein-serine/threonine phosphatase translates to MRERKVTELVPRDCAPPLGMGDLPVPPPRSDHLTFTAGDFLVLYTDGVIEARSSTGAFYPLAERVASFPSLPGGGPDSLLRHIHRDLFSHTGGQLDDDIALLVIERVPTRHLPRPLLDGHPMTDQVHAHPDGAPPSTAHERGV, encoded by the coding sequence GTGCGCGAACGCAAGGTCACGGAGCTGGTGCCGCGTGACTGCGCGCCACCCCTGGGCATGGGTGACCTGCCCGTCCCCCCGCCCCGAAGCGACCACCTCACCTTCACGGCAGGTGACTTCCTCGTCCTGTACACCGACGGAGTCATCGAGGCCCGCTCGTCCACCGGCGCCTTCTATCCGCTCGCCGAACGGGTCGCGTCCTTCCCGTCCCTTCCCGGCGGCGGCCCCGACTCCCTGCTGCGCCACATTCACCGCGATCTGTTCTCCCACACCGGCGGGCAGCTCGACGACGACATCGCGCTCCTCGTCATCGAACGCGTACCCACCCGCCATCTGCCCCGCCCGCTCCTCGACGGCCACCCGATGACGGATCAGGTCCACGCACACCCCGACGGAGCACCACCGTCGACGGCTCACGAACGGGGTGTCTGA
- a CDS encoding MaoC family dehydratase, whose amino-acid sequence MTTTAIGTDFNTPIDERYFEDYVPGSSYVFGSVTVTEEEILRFAGEFDPQDIHTDPAAAEQGPFKGLIASGWHTASLMMRMYADHYVSKVASLASPGVDELRWTRPVRPGDSLSIRTTVVSARPSQSKPDRGIVHTDIEVFNQHGETVLTLSAMNFLRLRTR is encoded by the coding sequence ATGACCACTACAGCGATCGGCACGGACTTCAACACCCCTATCGACGAACGCTACTTCGAGGACTACGTTCCCGGGTCCAGCTATGTGTTCGGGAGCGTCACGGTGACCGAGGAGGAGATCCTCCGGTTCGCGGGCGAGTTCGATCCGCAGGACATCCACACGGATCCCGCGGCCGCGGAGCAGGGCCCCTTCAAAGGTCTGATCGCGAGCGGCTGGCACACCGCCTCCCTGATGATGCGCATGTACGCCGACCACTATGTGAGCAAGGTCGCGAGCCTCGCCTCGCCCGGCGTCGACGAGTTGCGCTGGACCCGCCCCGTGCGGCCCGGTGACAGCCTGTCGATCCGTACGACGGTGGTCTCCGCACGTCCCTCGCAGTCCAAGCCGGACCGCGGGATCGTGCACACCGACATCGAGGTGTTCAACCAGCACGGCGAAACCGTGCTCACACTGTCCGCGATGAACTTCCTGCGGCTCCGGACGAGGTGA
- a CDS encoding ankyrin repeat domain-containing protein: protein MHDRDRRLLEAARRGDADEVRAALDAGASVETCDEELRSPLLLAALNDQVQAARVLVSAGADPDAQDRRHDSPWLVTGVTGSVAMMRVLLPAGPDVTLRNRYGGVSVIPASERGHVAYVRAVLRETDIDVDHVNDLGWTALLEAVILGDGGRAHQEIVELLLAAGARPDLADADGVTALEHAERRGFDALAALLRAAA from the coding sequence ATGCACGACCGCGACCGCCGACTCCTGGAGGCCGCCCGGCGCGGTGACGCCGACGAGGTACGCGCAGCCCTCGACGCCGGGGCCTCGGTGGAGACCTGCGACGAGGAACTGCGCTCCCCGCTGCTCCTCGCCGCTCTCAACGATCAGGTCCAGGCCGCACGGGTCCTGGTCTCGGCCGGAGCGGACCCGGACGCCCAGGACCGGCGGCACGACAGCCCGTGGCTCGTCACCGGCGTGACCGGCAGCGTCGCGATGATGCGCGTCCTCCTCCCGGCGGGCCCGGATGTCACTCTGCGTAACCGCTATGGCGGCGTCTCGGTGATCCCCGCCAGCGAGCGCGGCCACGTCGCGTACGTGAGGGCGGTGCTCCGGGAGACGGACATCGACGTCGACCACGTCAACGATCTCGGATGGACCGCGCTCCTGGAAGCCGTGATCCTCGGCGACGGAGGCCGCGCGCACCAGGAGATCGTGGAGCTGCTGCTCGCGGCGGGCGCCCGCCCGGACCTCGCGGACGCGGACGGCGTCACGGCCCTGGAACACGCGGAACGCCGTGGCTTCGACGCGCTCGCCGCGCTGCTCAGGGCGGCGGCATGA
- a CDS encoding MFS transporter — MVIGSVLNPINSTIIAVALVPIGVAFGAPPSQTAWLVSALYLATALGQPVVGRLIDLFGPRRLFLVSASLVGIAGVAGTLAPNLGFLIAARVLLGFGTCAGYPASMSLLRSEAERTGRDSPGAILTTLAVSGQTIAVIGPSLGGLLIDVGGWRATSALNIPLAAAALILGARRLPVQARPRRTGGRSIASELDLPGMTLFAALLFSLLLFLMNLHADTWYLLAVAAAAAVAFAVRELRTPVPFIDLRVLAGNTPLLATYARALVAYVVSYAFLYGFTQWAEEGRGLSPSQAGLVQLPIFLTGIAVSTLTGRHQAIRVKLLIGAVFQLAACTLLLRLGGTSPIWLLLAVALIFGVPQGLNSLALQNSVYYQADPERIGTSSGLLRTFVYLGSMVASAASATAFGQHADTGGMHQLAWFMLGAGALFLLLTVFDRGLRRVAAPRSPA, encoded by the coding sequence ATGGTCATCGGTTCGGTCCTGAACCCGATCAACTCCACGATCATCGCCGTCGCCCTCGTCCCCATCGGGGTGGCGTTCGGCGCCCCTCCCTCGCAGACCGCGTGGCTCGTCTCGGCGCTCTACCTGGCCACCGCTCTCGGGCAGCCCGTCGTCGGACGGCTCATCGACCTCTTCGGACCGCGCCGCCTCTTCCTGGTCAGCGCGTCCCTGGTCGGCATCGCGGGCGTCGCCGGCACGCTGGCCCCCAACCTGGGCTTCCTGATCGCCGCACGCGTACTGCTCGGCTTCGGCACCTGCGCCGGTTACCCCGCCTCGATGTCCCTGCTGCGCAGCGAGGCGGAACGGACCGGTCGCGACAGCCCCGGCGCCATCCTCACCACCCTCGCGGTGTCCGGCCAGACGATCGCCGTCATCGGGCCCTCCCTCGGCGGGCTCCTCATCGACGTGGGCGGCTGGCGCGCCACGTCCGCCCTCAACATCCCCCTCGCGGCCGCCGCCCTGATCCTCGGCGCACGCCGGCTGCCGGTGCAGGCCCGCCCGCGCCGCACCGGCGGCAGGAGCATCGCGTCCGAACTCGACCTCCCGGGAATGACGCTGTTCGCCGCGCTGCTGTTCTCGCTCCTGCTGTTCCTGATGAACCTGCACGCCGACACGTGGTACCTGCTCGCCGTCGCCGCCGCGGCGGCCGTGGCCTTCGCGGTACGCGAACTGCGCACCCCCGTACCGTTCATCGACCTCAGAGTGCTCGCCGGCAACACCCCGCTGCTCGCCACCTACGCCCGGGCCCTGGTCGCCTACGTGGTCTCGTACGCCTTCCTCTACGGCTTCACGCAGTGGGCCGAGGAGGGCCGTGGGCTCTCGCCCTCCCAGGCCGGCCTCGTCCAACTGCCGATCTTCCTCACCGGCATCGCCGTCTCCACCCTCACCGGCCGCCACCAGGCCATCCGCGTCAAGCTGCTCATCGGAGCCGTTTTCCAACTCGCCGCCTGCACCTTGCTGTTGAGGCTCGGCGGCACGAGCCCGATCTGGCTGCTCCTCGCCGTCGCCCTGATCTTCGGCGTGCCGCAGGGACTCAACAGCCTCGCCCTGCAGAACTCGGTGTACTACCAGGCCGACCCGGAGCGCATCGGCACCTCGTCCGGGCTGCTCCGCACGTTCGTCTACCTCGGCTCGATGGTCGCCTCCGCCGCCTCCGCGACCGCGTTCGGGCAGCACGCCGACACCGGCGGGATGCACCAGCTCGCATGGTTCATGCTCGGCGCCGGCGCGCTCTTCCTGCTCCTGACGGTGTTCGACCGGGGCCTGCGCCGCGTAGCCGCCCCGCGCTCCCCCGCCTGA
- a CDS encoding VOC family protein: protein MSSKLISRTGTDDATSHHAVLGSPCWVSLAARDLSAAQSFYGAVLGWTFRAGTLGERFVVALAQGRAVAGIGAVAPALQVPVAWTPYFAVADADETAGRVQERGGTVGVGPIGFPTGRAALVSDRAGAVFGIWAGALVRNFGAWRREAPLWLHLVTRDAFDAAIFYGEVLGWTSPGCCDVRYEDEEVVLVCAGQPVAALGGGAPGSAPDPRVRPHWQVRFTVRDATVCARAAVEHGGAIMGRHADRTGDSVTLLDPEGARFTVFAPRPHPDIGAEPTPEGLADRP, encoded by the coding sequence ATGAGCAGCAAGCTGATCTCCAGGACCGGAACGGACGACGCCACGTCGCACCACGCGGTCCTCGGCTCTCCCTGCTGGGTGAGTCTCGCGGCGCGTGATCTGTCGGCCGCGCAGTCGTTCTACGGCGCTGTCCTGGGCTGGACGTTCCGTGCGGGCACGCTGGGTGAGCGGTTCGTGGTGGCGCTCGCGCAGGGGCGGGCCGTGGCGGGGATCGGGGCGGTCGCTCCGGCTCTGCAGGTTCCCGTCGCGTGGACGCCCTACTTCGCGGTGGCCGACGCGGACGAGACGGCCGGCCGCGTACAGGAGCGCGGCGGCACGGTCGGCGTCGGTCCGATCGGCTTCCCCACCGGGCGGGCGGCCCTCGTGTCCGACCGCGCCGGCGCCGTCTTCGGGATCTGGGCGGGCGCGCTCGTCCGCAACTTCGGCGCGTGGCGCCGGGAGGCTCCCTTGTGGCTGCACCTCGTCACGCGCGACGCGTTCGACGCCGCGATCTTCTACGGGGAGGTCCTCGGGTGGACGAGCCCGGGCTGCTGCGACGTGCGCTACGAGGACGAGGAGGTCGTCCTCGTCTGTGCCGGACAGCCGGTGGCCGCACTCGGCGGCGGGGCACCGGGGTCGGCCCCCGACCCGCGGGTGCGGCCGCACTGGCAGGTCCGCTTCACGGTCCGGGATGCCACGGTGTGTGCCCGGGCCGCCGTGGAGCACGGCGGAGCGATCATGGGCCGGCACGCGGACAGGACGGGCGACTCCGTGACCCTGCTCGACCCCGAGGGCGCCCGGTTCACGGTCTTCGCACCCCGTCCCCACCCGGACATCGGCGCGGAGCCGACGCCGGAGGGTCTCGCGGACCGTCCGTGA